A genomic segment from Spinacia oleracea cultivar Varoflay chromosome 3, BTI_SOV_V1, whole genome shotgun sequence encodes:
- the LOC110796466 gene encoding uncharacterized protein codes for MTESGSTSAVAVAVESYVMVHNIAKRHNVGTLARSATAFGVSELILVGRRDFNSFGNHGSVSHLRFRHFHSLVEARNYLKERNCDICGVEITNDAVPVNQHPFTRSTAFLLGNEGTGLSTKECEICDFFVYIPQYGSGTASLNVTIAASIVLHHFGAWAGFSERSRDGNKFVVAERPTRQSRRSMCTESDDAVVEERRLRKENAAHSFLDETGDGDAGTNFMDTLFDKLNSNEVDLSVSDQNLIK; via the exons ATGACCGAAAGTGGTTCCACTTCCGCTGTGGCTGTGGCGGTGGAAAGCTATGTAATGGTGCACAACATTGCTAAACGCCACAACGTCGGCACATTGGCCCGGAGCGCCACCGCTTTCGGCGTATCGGAGTTAATACTGGTTGGCCGCCGTGACTTTAACTCCTTCGGCAACCATGGCTCCGTCTCTCACCTCCGCTTTCGCCATTTCCACTCTCTAGTCGAGGCGCGTAACTACCTCAAG GAGAGAAATTGTGATATTTGTGGTGTGGAGATTACGAATGATGCTGTACCCGTTAATCAACATCCCTTTACCAGGAGTACTGCATTTTTACTCGGGAATGAG GGAACAGGCCTCTCAACCAAGGAATGTGAGATATGTGACTTCTTTGTGTATATTCCACAATATGGAAGTGGTACTGCTTCATTAAACGTTACTATAGCAGCTTCTATAGTCCTTCATCACTTCGGAG CCTGGGCAGGATTTAGTGAGAGGAGCCGTGATGGGAACAAATTTGTTGTTGCTGAAAGGCCAACAAGACAATCAAGGCGTAGTATGTGTACTGAATCAGATGATGCTGTTGTAGAGGAGCGTCGTCTTCGCAAGGAAAATGCTGCTCATAGTTTCCTTGATGAAACTGGTGACGGTGACGCAGGCACCAACTTCATGGATACATTATTTGACAAGTTAAACAGTAATGAAGTTGATTTAAGTGTCTCAGACCAAAATTTGATTAAATAG